One part of the Salinivirga cyanobacteriivorans genome encodes these proteins:
- a CDS encoding IS701 family transposase, whose amino-acid sequence MYLSEYEYFFKNKTKTNFDKASQYVEGLALSDLKNIERISETLNANYHQMQHFITESNWDARAVIDQTAKNVDQALPNRKLTGLLIDESGWVKKGKKSVGVDHQYCGNVGKTANSQVAVFGCLCNDKYASLVDTRLYLPKSWIDDQGRCEAAGIPREDRIFRTKPELATEIVKHQLEMGISFDYVGADGLYGNDIVFTRSVADLGLIYMLDIHSNQKIYLEEPELYLPERKSNRGRAPKKLKASTSAVNADTYIKTLSAKDWKKLNIRDSAKGKLKGLFHFKTVYIWDKASNAVEKRLLVVSKRKTNDCVETKYSFTNAELVQYTEQALAYMQAQRFFIEHSFKEQKQILGMDHFQTRKWKSWYHQVALNMIVGSFMLKEKILNQDQIPLLSARDIMDFLVYKFYREMTDERMLEKLEHRHKKRQRDIDYCYSKQ is encoded by the coding sequence GTGTATTTGTCTGAATATGAGTATTTTTTCAAAAATAAAACAAAGACAAACTTCGATAAAGCCTCTCAATATGTCGAAGGACTTGCATTAAGCGATTTGAAAAACATAGAACGCATAAGTGAAACATTGAATGCCAACTATCATCAGATGCAGCATTTCATAACAGAATCTAACTGGGATGCTCGGGCTGTCATCGATCAAACTGCAAAAAATGTAGACCAAGCATTGCCCAATCGGAAGTTAACAGGACTACTCATCGATGAAAGTGGTTGGGTTAAAAAGGGAAAGAAAAGCGTTGGTGTTGATCATCAGTATTGTGGGAATGTAGGAAAAACAGCAAACTCACAGGTAGCCGTTTTTGGCTGCCTTTGTAATGACAAATACGCCTCGTTGGTCGATACCAGGCTTTATTTACCAAAATCATGGATCGATGATCAGGGTAGATGTGAAGCTGCAGGTATACCCCGTGAAGATAGGATTTTCCGCACAAAACCAGAGTTGGCAACAGAAATAGTAAAGCATCAACTTGAAATGGGTATATCATTTGATTACGTTGGAGCGGATGGCCTATATGGAAATGACATTGTATTTACCCGTTCTGTGGCTGATTTGGGCTTAATTTATATGCTTGATATTCATAGTAATCAAAAGATATATTTAGAAGAGCCAGAACTTTATTTGCCCGAACGCAAGAGTAATCGGGGGCGCGCCCCAAAAAAGCTAAAAGCAAGTACATCAGCAGTTAATGCCGACACCTACATTAAAACCCTGTCCGCAAAGGATTGGAAGAAATTAAATATTCGCGATTCTGCAAAAGGCAAACTCAAGGGGCTCTTTCATTTCAAGACTGTTTACATTTGGGACAAAGCCTCCAATGCCGTTGAAAAACGTTTATTGGTTGTTTCGAAAAGAAAAACAAATGATTGCGTAGAGACTAAATATTCATTCACAAATGCCGAACTTGTCCAGTACACCGAACAAGCACTGGCATATATGCAGGCACAGCGTTTTTTTATAGAGCACAGTTTCAAAGAACAAAAGCAAATATTGGGGATGGACCATTTTCAGACTCGTAAATGGAAATCATGGTATCATCAAGTTGCATTAAATATGATTGTAGGCAGTTTTATGTTAAAGGAGAAAATTTTAAATCAGGACCAGATTCCATTGCTTTCTGCAAGGGACATCATGGATTTTTTGGTATATAAGTTTTACCGTGAAATGACAGATGAGCGTATGTTGGAAAAATTGGAACATCGACACAAAAAAAGGCAACGGGATATAGATTACTGTTATTCAAAACAATAA
- a CDS encoding IS1595-like element ISUnb1 family transposase — MELFKGQNLIEFATRFNSDEKCIEYLAHIKWQDGFRCVKCGHTGSQVRKNHSRTCNKCSHTESATANTLFHKVKFGVQKAFFICFEMATTTKSLSASYVGERFGVTEKTARLFMHKVREAMKSSGNNPMSGNVHIDEFVIGGKEEGKVGRSYHIKKKKVICAVELTDDGKVKRMYSMKIDNYSSKELEKMFDAHISQQAKVTTDQWKGYRPLMSSYDIRQIESDRGSNFKALHTMIHQVKSWIRTTYSWVSTHNINRYLDEFCYRLNRSQMKKNIFNNLVRRMVIADKVKQADLICS, encoded by the coding sequence ATGGAATTATTCAAAGGACAAAACCTCATAGAGTTTGCTACACGCTTTAATTCGGATGAAAAGTGTATTGAATATTTAGCTCATATTAAATGGCAAGATGGATTTAGATGTGTTAAATGTGGTCATACCGGAAGTCAAGTAAGAAAGAATCATTCAAGAACGTGTAATAAGTGTAGTCATACTGAATCAGCAACAGCAAATACACTATTCCACAAAGTTAAATTTGGTGTTCAAAAGGCTTTTTTTATTTGCTTTGAAATGGCAACTACAACCAAAAGTTTATCTGCAAGTTATGTTGGAGAACGCTTTGGGGTTACTGAGAAAACAGCTCGACTGTTTATGCATAAAGTACGGGAAGCGATGAAGTCAAGCGGTAATAACCCAATGAGTGGAAATGTACATATTGATGAGTTTGTAATTGGTGGAAAGGAAGAGGGAAAAGTTGGACGTAGTTACCATATTAAGAAAAAGAAGGTTATATGTGCTGTAGAGCTTACTGATGATGGTAAGGTTAAACGCATGTACTCGATGAAAATAGACAACTACTCATCGAAAGAGCTAGAAAAAATGTTCGATGCGCATATTTCTCAACAGGCAAAGGTAACAACAGATCAATGGAAGGGCTACCGTCCACTCATGTCAAGCTATGATATAAGACAAATCGAGAGTGACAGAGGTTCCAACTTCAAGGCTTTGCACACAATGATTCATCAAGTTAAATCTTGGATAAGAACCACTTACTCATGGGTTAGCACTCACAATATCAACAGGTATCTTGACGAGTTTTGCTACCGACTTAATCGTTCTCAAATGAAAAAGAATATTTTCAATAATTTGGTACGCAGGATGGTTATTGCTGATAAAGTAAAGCAAGCAGATTTAATATGCAGTTAA